A portion of the Sphingobacterium spiritivorum genome contains these proteins:
- the fabF gene encoding beta-ketoacyl-ACP synthase II, protein MRRVVITGMGALTPIGNNVKKFWHSLINGVSGAAAITKFDSSKFKTKFACELKDFDPLDYMDKAEIRKYDPFTQYALIAAEEAIKDADINFEELNRNRIGVIWGSGNGGIQTFQQQVSEFALGDGTPRFNPYFIPKMIVDIAAGMISIKYGLRGINFSTVSACATSNTAIIDAFNYIRWNKADMIITGGSEAPITESSIGGFNSAKALSTRNDDPQQASRPFDINRDGFVMGEGAGALILEDLESAKKRGATIIAEIVGGGMAADAYHMTGTHPEGEGAYLGMLAALEDAGLQPEDIGYLNTHATSTAQGDLSELRAALRVFGAESKVNISATKSMTGHLLGAAGAIESIASIKAVQENIIPPTINSVDIEPEFKDIFDLTLEKAQHKELHYAMNNTFGFGGHIATSIFKKYTD, encoded by the coding sequence CAATGTAAAGAAATTCTGGCACTCCCTTATCAATGGTGTAAGTGGAGCTGCGGCTATTACAAAATTTGACAGCAGCAAGTTCAAAACAAAATTTGCCTGTGAACTCAAAGATTTTGACCCGCTGGATTACATGGACAAGGCCGAAATCCGCAAATATGATCCTTTTACCCAGTATGCACTTATAGCTGCAGAAGAGGCTATAAAAGATGCCGATATCAATTTTGAAGAGTTAAACAGAAACCGGATCGGAGTGATATGGGGGTCAGGAAACGGCGGAATACAAACCTTCCAGCAGCAGGTCAGCGAATTTGCACTTGGAGATGGGACTCCTCGATTTAATCCGTATTTTATCCCTAAGATGATCGTAGATATTGCCGCTGGTATGATTTCCATAAAATACGGCCTTAGAGGTATCAACTTTTCTACTGTATCTGCTTGCGCTACCTCGAATACAGCTATTATAGATGCTTTTAACTATATCCGTTGGAATAAAGCTGACATGATCATCACAGGCGGCTCGGAAGCCCCTATCACAGAAAGTTCAATAGGTGGATTCAATTCTGCAAAAGCCTTATCTACACGCAACGATGATCCTCAGCAGGCATCCAGACCTTTTGATATAAACAGAGATGGCTTTGTAATGGGTGAAGGTGCCGGCGCACTGATACTGGAAGATCTGGAAAGCGCAAAGAAAAGAGGCGCAACTATTATTGCAGAAATTGTTGGCGGTGGAATGGCCGCAGATGCATACCATATGACCGGTACACATCCGGAAGGTGAAGGTGCCTATCTGGGGATGCTCGCAGCATTGGAAGATGCTGGTCTGCAGCCGGAAGATATTGGTTATCTCAATACACATGCGACATCTACAGCTCAGGGGGATCTGAGTGAACTGAGAGCCGCACTGCGTGTTTTCGGAGCTGAAAGTAAAGTAAATATCAGTGCTACAAAATCCATGACAGGACACCTGTTAGGAGCTGCAGGTGCAATAGAATCCATTGCCTCTATCAAAGCAGTACAGGAAAACATAATCCCTCCAACAATCAACTCGGTTGATATTGAACCCGAATTTAAAGATATATTCGATCTTACTTTAGAAAAAGCACAGCATAAAGAACTGCATTATGCAATGAATAATACGTTCGGATTCGGCGGACATATTGCGACTTCTATTTTCAAAAAATACACAGATTAA
- a CDS encoding bestrophin family protein, which yields MLLNKRISVWDFIKIIKFDLLYIVTFSLLIGWVSHEKYLESIVIPLPIISTMGTIVSLLLAFRTAQSYDRWWEARIVWGGIVNDSRTLIRQLIQFLPDSSQQEINSFAERQIIWNYALSESLRRVPFSHKVQHYLDKNNIHDHNIPNTILSAHSLQLKRLAEQQQITEFRQVQIDETLVRLCDSMGKCERIKNTVFPSSYSVLLHFMICVFIVMLPFCLSDNLMYAKIALTIGIPVIFIAIEKTAIMMQDPFENSPMDTPMTTLSQTIEMNILQQIGEKNVSKPAPPAPEEYYIM from the coding sequence ATGCTATTAAACAAACGTATATCGGTGTGGGATTTTATTAAAATAATAAAATTTGACTTACTCTATATTGTCACCTTCTCCCTGCTGATCGGATGGGTTTCTCATGAGAAATATCTGGAATCTATTGTTATTCCTCTGCCTATTATTTCTACTATGGGAACGATTGTTTCTTTATTACTGGCCTTTCGGACAGCACAATCTTACGACAGATGGTGGGAAGCACGCATTGTATGGGGCGGTATAGTTAATGATTCCCGTACACTGATACGCCAGTTAATACAATTTCTGCCAGACAGCTCACAACAGGAAATTAATTCATTTGCCGAACGTCAGATCATCTGGAATTATGCCCTCAGTGAATCGCTCAGAAGAGTTCCGTTTTCACATAAAGTACAGCACTACCTGGATAAAAATAATATACATGATCACAATATTCCCAATACCATACTCAGTGCGCATAGTTTACAGCTTAAACGGCTGGCAGAACAACAGCAGATCACAGAGTTTCGTCAGGTACAGATAGATGAAACATTAGTACGTCTCTGCGATTCAATGGGAAAATGTGAACGGATAAAAAACACAGTATTCCCGTCATCTTACAGTGTTTTGCTACATTTTATGATTTGTGTATTCATTGTTATGCTTCCCTTTTGCTTAAGCGACAATCTGATGTATGCCAAAATTGCACTCACAATAGGTATACCCGTAATTTTTATTGCTATTGAGAAAACAGCCATTATGATGCAGGATCCATTCGAAAATTCGCCTATGGATACACCGATGACAACCTTAAGCCAGACTATTGAAATGAATATTCTGCAACAGATAGGCGAGAAAAATGTGTCTAAACCCGCTCCTCCTGCACCTGAAGAGTACTATATTATGTAA
- a CDS encoding helix-turn-helix domain-containing protein → MEAKETLEEYYSRLSKPVPLEFSIHGANAAHFNILKRGNCFTTLNFARRDYYKIVLTRGKALLQTEKGEVLIDKPALFFSDRNIRFGWENLPEDQEGFTCLFNEYFITPTIRQSFRKLFSLFKDDIYPFLFLNDTQYEHLHHYFSSMQREYCSNFSDKDLLLKDLLNLVVYTAIKIKTTSMPHDSGIYQQDIVTRFMDLLDNQFPIESPVPGLQLRTPAHFADNLHIHVNHLNHSLKVQTGKTTSDWIKERILAEAVNLLLHSGWRIAEIANGLGFEYPQHFNTFFKKHMGESPRQYKFTSATHI, encoded by the coding sequence ATGGAAGCAAAGGAAACTTTAGAGGAATATTACAGCAGGTTAAGCAAACCGGTTCCTCTGGAATTCAGTATACATGGAGCCAATGCTGCACACTTCAATATTCTGAAAAGAGGAAATTGTTTTACTACATTAAATTTTGCCCGCAGAGACTATTACAAGATTGTTCTTACCCGTGGGAAAGCGCTTTTACAAACTGAAAAAGGAGAAGTGCTGATTGATAAACCTGCGCTCTTCTTTTCGGACAGAAATATTCGTTTTGGATGGGAGAATCTACCTGAAGATCAGGAGGGTTTCACCTGTTTATTTAATGAATACTTTATCACACCAACAATACGACAATCTTTCCGAAAACTATTCTCCTTATTTAAAGATGATATATATCCCTTTCTTTTTCTAAATGACACACAATATGAGCATCTGCATCACTATTTTTCAAGTATGCAGCGCGAGTATTGCAGCAATTTCAGTGATAAAGATCTGTTATTAAAAGATTTGCTGAATCTTGTTGTCTATACGGCGATCAAGATCAAGACGACCAGTATGCCTCATGATTCGGGTATTTACCAACAGGATATCGTAACCCGTTTTATGGATCTGCTTGACAATCAATTTCCGATTGAATCCCCTGTACCGGGTTTACAACTCCGGACTCCTGCCCATTTTGCAGACAACCTGCATATACATGTGAACCACCTCAATCACAGTCTTAAAGTACAAACAGGCAAAACCACCAGTGACTGGATAAAGGAGCGTATACTCGCTGAGGCTGTAAATCTCCTGCTGCACAGTGGCTGGCGTATCGCCGAAATTGCAAACGGACTTGGGTTTGAATATCCTCAGCATTTCAATACATTTTTCAAAAAGCATATGGGTGAAAGTCCCCGTCAATACAAATTCACATCGGCAACACATATTTGA